The proteins below are encoded in one region of Acidithiobacillus ferrooxidans ATCC 23270:
- the sfsA gene encoding DNA/RNA nuclease SfsA, whose product MNLPPLTPATLIRRYKRFLADCALASGEIITVHCPNSGSMRSCAEPGQPILISQSGNPKRKLPWTWELYWSGASWVCINTQHPNAVVAEAIAAGDIPALQNYAQLRREVPYGSHERVDVLLSSEGRPPCYVEVKSCTLLEEDGVIRFPDAVSSRALRHLGALTEVVRGGGRAVMLFLIGREDGRGFAPADAIDPAYGKALRRARTDGVEILAYRTRLSPDKISLSVAEPLLF is encoded by the coding sequence ATGAACCTGCCGCCCCTCACCCCTGCCACCCTGATCCGTCGCTACAAGCGCTTTCTTGCCGACTGCGCATTGGCCAGCGGCGAGATCATCACCGTGCACTGCCCTAATTCCGGGAGCATGCGCAGTTGCGCCGAACCCGGTCAGCCCATTCTGATCTCCCAGAGCGGCAACCCTAAACGCAAACTTCCCTGGACCTGGGAACTCTACTGGAGCGGCGCCAGCTGGGTCTGCATCAACACGCAGCACCCCAATGCCGTAGTCGCCGAGGCCATCGCTGCGGGCGATATACCCGCCTTACAAAATTATGCACAACTGCGCCGCGAAGTGCCTTACGGCAGTCATGAGCGGGTGGATGTCCTGCTCAGTTCCGAAGGCCGGCCGCCCTGCTACGTAGAGGTAAAATCCTGCACCCTGCTGGAGGAAGACGGTGTGATCCGCTTCCCCGATGCCGTCAGCAGCCGCGCCCTGCGTCATCTGGGGGCATTGACGGAGGTGGTCCGCGGCGGCGGGCGCGCGGTGATGCTTTTCCTGATCGGCCGGGAAGACGGTCGGGGTTTTGCGCCCGCAGACGCCATTGATCCGGCCTATGGGAAGGCACTGCGCCGGGCACGCACCGACGGTGTGGAAATTCTGGCCTACCGGACCCGCCTCAGTCCTGATAAAATAAGCCTCAGTGTGGCGGAACCGCTTCTCTTTTAG